Proteins encoded together in one Sulfitobacter pontiacus window:
- a CDS encoding sigma-54 dependent transcriptional regulator — MSRTVLLVDDDASVREALAQTLELADIDVVPAGSFVAAKDRITERFDGIILSDMRMPGRDGFHLLAYAHEQDPDLPVILLTGEGDIPMAVRAMEAGAFDFLEKPCAPAALVTVIERALKTRALVLENRRLLHIVETGDPAARMIFGSSDLSERLRDKVRRVAQANAEVLVTGPSGSGISKVSEVIHLSSRRSKGPFVKRAAAGLSPDDVSDALHAASGGCLFLDEVAQLPAQTQLSLIEALEQVPDVRLIAGSARELQSLVAEGQFHADLYYRLEVMTVRIPSLAERPEDIATMFRRYVDQAAEQSGVQPPEVTPQMIAGLMARDWPGNARALMSEAMRFVMGVSDEVTPDATLGLADQMAQVEQSLLRTALRRAEGQASAAAQALKLPRKTFYDKLARYGIRPEDFRS, encoded by the coding sequence ATGAGCAGAACCGTTCTTTTGGTCGATGACGATGCCTCTGTCCGCGAGGCGCTGGCGCAGACGCTGGAGCTTGCCGATATTGATGTTGTCCCCGCGGGGTCGTTCGTGGCTGCCAAGGATAGGATCACCGAACGGTTCGATGGCATCATCCTGTCGGACATGCGCATGCCCGGGCGCGACGGGTTTCACCTGCTGGCCTATGCGCATGAACAGGATCCCGACCTGCCGGTGATCCTGCTGACAGGCGAAGGTGACATCCCCATGGCCGTGCGCGCGATGGAGGCCGGGGCCTTTGACTTCCTTGAAAAACCCTGCGCCCCCGCCGCGCTGGTCACCGTGATTGAACGCGCACTGAAAACCCGCGCGCTGGTGCTGGAAAACCGTCGGCTGCTGCATATCGTGGAAACCGGCGATCCGGCGGCGCGGATGATTTTCGGGTCGTCGGATCTGTCAGAACGGCTGCGCGACAAGGTGCGGCGCGTGGCGCAGGCCAATGCCGAGGTGCTGGTCACCGGCCCGTCGGGGTCTGGTATTTCGAAGGTGTCAGAGGTGATCCACCTATCCTCGCGCCGCTCCAAAGGGCCCTTCGTCAAACGTGCTGCCGCGGGGCTTAGTCCCGATGATGTGAGCGATGCGCTGCACGCCGCCTCGGGCGGGTGCCTGTTTCTCGACGAGGTCGCGCAGCTTCCCGCGCAGACCCAGCTGAGCCTGATCGAAGCGCTTGAGCAGGTGCCCGATGTGCGTCTCATTGCGGGCAGCGCGCGGGAGCTACAGTCATTGGTGGCCGAGGGGCAGTTCCACGCGGATCTCTATTACCGGCTCGAGGTCATGACCGTGCGCATCCCGTCGCTGGCTGAACGCCCCGAGGATATCGCCACGATGTTCCGCCGCTACGTCGATCAGGCGGCAGAGCAGTCGGGCGTGCAGCCGCCCGAAGTGACGCCGCAAATGATCGCGGGGCTGATGGCGCGGGACTGGCCCGGCAACGCGCGCGCGCTGATGTCAGAAGCGATGCGCTTTGTCATGGGGGTCTCGGACGAGGTGACGCCGGATGCGACCCTCGGGCTGGCGGACCAGATGGCGCAGGTGGAACAATCCCTGCTGCGCACGGCCTTGCGCCGTGCCGAGGGGCAGGCGAGTGCGGCGGCGCAGGCGCTGAAACTGCCGCGCAAGACCTTCTATGACAAGCTGGCCCGCTACGGGATTCGGCCCGAGGACTTTCGCAGCTAG
- a CDS encoding ATP-binding protein, with protein sequence MRRRVATFVLFLITVSVLSGGVWRYAYLQGLDQLRARGQADLSLVSDRLVGQLQRYRDLAVFLADHPQVAQVLDRRPAVEAQAFLQEVADKTTALDVQVLDRSGDVIVAALGAEAVRVPRADQRFVQRALRGALGWGHGPAAPLTDRAYFHAAPVFAPDGQVRGAVVVSTDLNGIDYDWRGSNPAAFFTDTDGVVQIANRSELLFWARPRAAQGLVPPDGAALDFAVSDVRGHEIWHMGWGPYLPDAALHLTRALPVVGMTGEVLLDIEGAQRLARAQAAAVAALCLAFGALLFLATERRRALSEANAALERQVAKRTAALNASNTELRREATEREEAQAALRRAQADLVQAGKLSALGQMSAGISHELNQPLMAIRSFAENAVQFLERDRPDRTAENLTRISQMADRMARIIQNLRAFARQESVPQTRVDVTRVVASAVELTQSYLRDAGVTLDYQPANAPVWVRGGEVRLGQVFVNLITNAVDAMSSSDTKHLSITIDPADPVRVQFRDTGPGIEMPDKVFDPFYTTKSVGGGAEGAMGGMGLGLSISYGIVQSFGGGIRGTNLDAGGAMFSVTLERADTGEEGQA encoded by the coding sequence ATGCGCCGCCGCGTCGCGACCTTTGTGCTGTTTCTGATCACCGTGTCGGTCCTCTCCGGCGGGGTCTGGCGCTATGCCTATCTGCAAGGGCTGGACCAGCTGCGCGCGCGGGGGCAGGCGGATCTGTCGCTGGTCAGCGACCGTCTGGTCGGGCAGTTGCAGCGGTACCGTGATCTGGCGGTGTTTCTGGCGGATCACCCGCAGGTGGCGCAGGTGCTGGACCGGCGTCCGGCGGTCGAGGCACAGGCGTTTTTGCAAGAGGTGGCGGATAAGACCACGGCGCTGGATGTGCAGGTGCTTGACCGATCCGGCGATGTGATCGTCGCGGCACTTGGCGCGGAAGCGGTGCGGGTGCCACGGGCGGATCAACGCTTTGTTCAGCGGGCCTTGCGCGGTGCGCTTGGCTGGGGGCATGGCCCCGCCGCGCCCTTGACCGACCGCGCCTATTTCCACGCCGCCCCTGTCTTCGCGCCCGACGGGCAGGTGCGCGGCGCCGTTGTGGTGTCGACTGATCTGAACGGCATCGATTATGACTGGCGCGGCAGCAATCCGGCGGCGTTCTTCACCGATACCGACGGGGTCGTCCAGATCGCCAACCGGTCAGAGCTGCTGTTCTGGGCGCGTCCCCGTGCGGCGCAGGGGCTGGTGCCGCCAGATGGTGCGGCGCTGGATTTCGCGGTGTCTGACGTGCGTGGCCACGAGATCTGGCATATGGGCTGGGGGCCGTATTTGCCGGACGCCGCCTTGCATCTGACCCGCGCCTTGCCGGTGGTGGGGATGACGGGCGAGGTGCTGCTGGATATCGAGGGCGCGCAACGTTTGGCACGGGCACAGGCGGCGGCGGTGGCTGCGCTTTGCCTTGCCTTTGGCGCGCTGCTGTTTCTCGCGACCGAGCGCCGCCGCGCCCTGTCAGAGGCGAACGCGGCGCTTGAGCGGCAGGTCGCCAAACGCACCGCCGCACTGAACGCCAGCAACACCGAATTGCGCCGCGAAGCGACCGAGCGGGAAGAGGCGCAGGCCGCCCTGCGCCGCGCGCAGGCGGATCTGGTGCAGGCGGGCAAGCTGTCGGCGCTTGGCCAGATGTCGGCGGGCATCAGCCACGAGCTGAACCAGCCGCTGATGGCGATCCGGTCCTTTGCGGAAAACGCGGTGCAGTTCCTTGAACGTGACCGCCCCGACAGGACGGCTGAAAACCTGACCCGCATCTCGCAGATGGCCGACCGGATGGCGCGGATCATCCAGAACCTGCGGGCCTTTGCGCGGCAGGAAAGCGTGCCGCAGACCCGCGTCGATGTGACCCGCGTGGTCGCCAGCGCGGTGGAGCTGACCCAAAGCTATCTGCGCGACGCAGGCGTGACCCTTGACTACCAGCCCGCCAATGCCCCCGTCTGGGTGCGCGGCGGCGAGGTGCGCTTGGGGCAGGTCTTTGTCAACCTCATCACCAACGCCGTCGATGCCATGAGCAGCAGCGACACCAAACATCTGAGCATCACAATCGATCCCGCCGACCCCGTGCGGGTGCAGTTCCGCGACACCGGACCGGGGATCGAGATGCCGGACAAGGTGTTCGACCCGTTCTACACGACTAAATCCGTAGGCGGCGGTGCCGAGGGTGCGATGGGGGGCATGGGGCTGGGGCTGTCGATCAGTTACGGGATTGTGCAAAGCTTTGGCGGGGGGATCCGTGGCACCAACCTTGACGCGGGCGGTGCGATGTTCTCTGTCACGCTGGAACGCGCCGATACGGGCGAGGAGGGGCAGGCATGA
- a CDS encoding DctP family TRAP transporter solute-binding subunit: protein MKFLTTTLVAMTLSVSAGAVAAACDDGEVVIKLSHVTNTDRHPKGIAASLLEQRVNDEMNGKACMEVFPNSTLYNDDQVLEALLQGDVQMAAPSLSKFEQFTKQFRIFDLPFMFKDINAVDEFQNSDTGVAMKESMTRRGLLGLAFWHNGMKQMSANKPLNVPSDANGLKFRVQNSDVLKAQMAAMGASPQPMAFSEVYGALQTGVVDGQENTWSNIYGQKFFEVQDGTTETNHGVLDYMLVTSTDWWDSLDADVRDQLATIVQEVTDTRNAESSKVNAEAKQAIIDAGGVVRELDDAQREAWVTAMKPVWEEFTADVGQENIDEAQAINAKH, encoded by the coding sequence ATGAAATTCCTGACAACCACTCTGGTGGCTATGACCCTTTCCGTAAGCGCCGGTGCTGTTGCCGCGGCGTGCGACGATGGCGAAGTCGTCATCAAGCTGAGCCACGTGACCAACACAGACCGTCACCCCAAAGGCATCGCCGCGTCCTTGCTGGAACAGCGCGTCAATGACGAGATGAACGGCAAAGCCTGCATGGAAGTGTTCCCGAACTCCACGCTGTACAACGATGACCAGGTTCTAGAGGCGCTGCTGCAAGGCGACGTTCAGATGGCCGCGCCGTCGCTGTCGAAGTTCGAGCAGTTTACCAAGCAATTCCGCATCTTCGATCTGCCCTTCATGTTCAAGGACATCAACGCTGTAGACGAGTTCCAGAACTCCGATACCGGTGTTGCGATGAAAGAATCCATGACGCGCCGTGGCCTGCTGGGTCTGGCGTTCTGGCACAATGGCATGAAGCAGATGTCGGCGAACAAGCCGCTGAACGTGCCGTCGGATGCCAATGGTCTGAAATTCCGCGTCCAGAACTCTGACGTGCTGAAGGCCCAGATGGCGGCAATGGGCGCATCGCCCCAGCCGATGGCCTTCTCGGAAGTTTACGGCGCGCTGCAAACCGGCGTTGTCGACGGTCAGGAAAACACCTGGTCCAACATCTACGGCCAGAAGTTCTTTGAGGTGCAGGACGGGACAACCGAAACCAACCACGGTGTTCTGGACTACATGCTTGTGACCTCCACCGACTGGTGGGACAGCCTGGATGCCGATGTGCGTGACCAGCTGGCGACCATCGTTCAAGAAGTGACCGACACCCGCAACGCGGAATCGTCCAAAGTGAACGCCGAAGCGAAACAGGCGATCATCGATGCCGGCGGTGTGGTCCGTGAACTGGACGACGCGCAGCGCGAAGCCTGGGTCACCGCGATGAAGCCCGTCTGGGAAGAGTTCACCGCAGACGTTGGTCAGGAAAACATCGACGAAGCCCAAGCGATCAACGCCAAGCACTAA